A stretch of Paludisphaera borealis DNA encodes these proteins:
- a CDS encoding dihydrodipicolinate synthase family protein, which translates to MPGPLTGLVPACHSPFHADGRLNVEAVDRQADLLRESRITSVFVGGTTGEWASLTVAERKALTERWIKAGKGTMRVAVHVGHNCQADAIELAAHARQAGAEAVAVMAPSFFKPSTIHDLVEFCSPIAAEADPLPFYFYDIPAMTGVRLPMSEFLHEAKFRIPTLKGLKYSNDNMLELQECVRLDDGGFDVLFGSDECLLAGLCLGIRGAVGSTYNFAAPVYHRIQAAFDKGDLATARAEQAKSITLIKTLAEFGFLAASKAVMAMLGVDCGPVRTPLGKLTAAERVALWERLEPLDVFPRPLNKPE; encoded by the coding sequence ATGCCTGGACCGCTGACCGGACTCGTCCCCGCCTGCCACTCGCCGTTTCACGCCGACGGCCGGCTCAACGTCGAGGCCGTCGACCGACAGGCGGACCTGCTGCGGGAGTCGCGGATCACCTCGGTGTTCGTGGGGGGGACGACCGGCGAGTGGGCGTCGCTGACCGTGGCCGAGCGGAAGGCCCTCACCGAACGATGGATCAAGGCCGGCAAGGGGACGATGCGGGTAGCCGTGCATGTCGGCCACAACTGCCAGGCCGACGCGATCGAGCTGGCGGCCCACGCCCGGCAGGCGGGCGCGGAGGCCGTCGCCGTGATGGCGCCGAGCTTCTTCAAGCCTTCCACCATCCACGACCTCGTCGAGTTCTGCTCCCCGATCGCCGCCGAGGCCGACCCGCTGCCGTTCTACTTCTACGACATCCCGGCCATGACCGGCGTCCGGCTGCCGATGTCCGAATTCCTCCACGAGGCGAAGTTCCGAATCCCGACGCTCAAGGGGCTCAAGTACTCGAACGACAACATGCTGGAGCTGCAGGAGTGCGTCCGGCTCGACGACGGCGGGTTCGACGTCCTGTTCGGGTCCGACGAGTGCCTGCTCGCCGGCCTCTGCCTGGGGATTCGAGGGGCCGTCGGCAGCACATACAACTTCGCCGCCCCGGTCTACCACCGGATTCAGGCGGCCTTCGACAAGGGGGACCTCGCAACCGCCCGCGCCGAGCAAGCCAAGTCGATCACCCTGATCAAGACCCTCGCCGAGTTCGGCTTCCTGGCCGCGTCGAAAGCCGTCATGGCGATGCTCGGCGTCGACTGCGGCCCGGTGCGAACGCCGCTCGGCAAGCTCACGGCCGCTGAGCGCGTGGCCCTCTGGGAACGCCTTGAGCCCCTCGACGTTTTCCCTCGTCCACTCAACAAGCCGGAGTAA
- a CDS encoding 3-keto-disaccharide hydrolase produces MLVGMSSPSSAQSTAEPAKGRWTSLFNGKNLDGWVMKLKGSDLGENYKDTFRVEDGVIRVSYDKYEKFNGEFGHLFFHQPFSKYKLRIEYRFVGEQCPGGPGWAYRNSGVMIHSQKPETMSKDQEFPVSIEVQFLGGAERGTRPTGNVCTPGTHIVMDGKLITQHCNDSKSPTLRGDQWVTIEVEAHGNGTIKHFVNGELVIQYEKPQLDPDDRDAAKLLKANNGEKALSGGYIALQAETAPVEFRKIEIMPLDD; encoded by the coding sequence ATGCTCGTCGGTATGTCGTCCCCGTCGTCGGCTCAGTCGACCGCCGAGCCGGCGAAGGGGCGCTGGACGAGCCTGTTCAACGGCAAGAATCTGGACGGCTGGGTCATGAAGCTCAAGGGGAGCGACCTCGGGGAGAACTACAAGGACACGTTCCGGGTCGAGGACGGCGTGATCCGGGTCTCCTACGACAAGTATGAGAAGTTCAACGGCGAGTTCGGGCACCTGTTCTTCCATCAGCCGTTCTCCAAGTACAAGCTGCGGATCGAGTACCGGTTCGTCGGCGAGCAGTGCCCCGGCGGTCCGGGCTGGGCGTATCGCAACAGCGGGGTCATGATCCACAGCCAGAAGCCCGAGACGATGAGCAAGGATCAGGAGTTCCCCGTCTCGATCGAGGTCCAGTTTCTGGGAGGCGCGGAGCGGGGCACCCGGCCGACGGGCAACGTCTGCACGCCGGGCACCCACATCGTGATGGACGGCAAACTGATCACGCAGCACTGCAACGACTCGAAGTCGCCGACCCTTCGCGGCGACCAGTGGGTGACGATCGAGGTTGAGGCCCACGGCAACGGCACGATCAAGCACTTCGTCAACGGCGAGCTGGTCATCCAGTACGAGAAGCCGCAGCTCGACCCCGACGACCGCGACGCGGCCAAACTGCTCAAGGCGAACAACGGCGAAAAGGCCCTTTCCGGCGGTTACATCGCCCTCCAGGCCGAGACCGCCCCGGTGGAGTTTCGCAAAATCGAGATCATGCCGCTCGACGACTGA